The Candidatus Eremiobacterota bacterium DNA segment TCGAAACGAAGACAAACCGTTTCCAATCTTGATTCGAACGCATGTTCGTGCTATAATTGTTTCACAGCGAAAACCTCGCTTACAACAAAGCGGCCCGACCGGCGTTATCAGCACCGGCCGAGCCCGTCACCCGATGAAAGCCCATCGAATGACAACCTCCGAATTCGACGTACTGACGTCGAGCCCTCGGCGCAGCTTTTCCGCCGCCGAACAGCGTCCGCTTCAACATCGCCGGTCGGTGATCGCATGATGGCGTCGCTTACCGAATTTCACGCCTCGATCGCCGACGTGACGGACGAAAACCACCAGAACACCGCCGGCTTGGTGCAGGCTGACGACTTCAATGCCGAGGTCGTCGTGCGCTTCCTCCGCGACAACGGTATCGACGCGTCGGTCGACGAGTCGACCGGCGGCTTTCGGTACATGGCCGCGGATCCCACGCATGCCTCGCACGTACGGTTCGCCTGCGTCTGCCTGCGTGCGTCGATCAGCTACGCGCTGGAAGCTGCCTTCTGGTGCATCAAGGCGAAGCGATGATCAACAAGCATTCGCGCTCGCCCCATGCTCCGCGGTGGAACGGACAACGGAGAATCCCACCGGTAGAGCCACTATCGGCCCGCGTTCTCCGCCTCCGGATCGCACGCGGCTACAGTGCCTCCGATCTGGCAACGGAGGCCGGCGTCCTGGCGGGCAGGATCCGCCGGCTCGAGTCCGGCAAGCCCGTCGACAAGCGCATCCTGCCGGCGGTCGCCGCAGCGCTCGGCGTGCCGTACTGCCGTCTCATCTGCGGCGACCACAGCTGCGCCGAACGCGCCTGCGTGCCGCTGCGGTCGATACCTGAGCCCAGGCGCAGCCGCGCCGATCATCGCTTCCGACCTCCACGCGAAAAAGGGCGGCCCGTAGGCCGCCCTTTCGCATCGTCAGTGGTATACTGTTTGCGGGTAAGGCCCTCGGTGGGCTAACAATCTCCCCTGGGGTTCCCGAAATCGGGATGCCCGACAGCAGCCGGCGATCGGGCTGGACTGTGTAAACCGTCGAAGCGAGGCGCCGTCTAGGCGCCTTCGTTATTATCTGACGAAGCCCGCCGGCGGTGCCGCATAAGAAGACGTGAACCCCGAACGTCGCCATTCGGGGTTCGCCAGAACAGTTCCAGCGCACGAGCGCGCTCCTACGCTGCTGCACCGAGACAATATCAGTCGTCGAGATAATTGTCAATCGCTGAAATAATGATGAATCCGCCAACGTTTCCGTCGCGAAGCTCTTCGGCGCTCAGGTTCGGTTTGGCACTTTACGTCATCCCTCCGGCGTCGAGCATCTTGTGCACTCGCCGACCCAAATCCATCCAGTGCTGCGTCGTCGTACCATGCGCGGTCGGATGCTTCTCGACCACGAACGCGGTCTCACCGACGCGCACAGGCTGGTCAACCTCGAGATCTGCCTGCGCGATCTCTCGCCAGTGGTGCAGGTACGGAACGTTGTGTACCGGGTCGGTGCCGAGGCCGTAGAAGACGACGAACCGCGGCGGCGTGCGTGCGAGGTGCGCGCGCAACGTCGCTATCCGCTCCGGCAGGTGCAATAGGCGCATCGCCTCGCCATGCGCGACGGACTTCGCGGCGACCGCGGAGAGCTCAAGGACTGCCGTGTCGCCCTCGGTCCGACCCCAGCGTTCGTCTTGGTACCGCCGCGCCGCATGAGCATCCCAAGTCTGAGCGCCCTCGAACGCCAGCGTCATCGCGATCAGTGGACGCCAAGTCGGCTGCAGATTCGGTCCGGGCTCGGGCCCGTGCCACAGACCCGGACCGCCAGCGGCGCAATCCCGGTCGTGATCGTTGCAGTCGATCAGCTCGTTTCCGCCCAAGCGTTGCCAGGACGCGTACTGTTCGGGATCGTCCGCGCCGCCGGGCTCTTTGCCGATGAACCAATACGGCGCGTCCCAGCGGCCGTACCCGAACCAGTGTGCCGCCGCGAGCGCCTTCGGCTCGGTAACCGCCATGGAGCGCGATCTTCGACATCCGCGGTCTCAAGACGTCTGGGGATGCCGCTGCTGCCCGCTTCAGTCCCAAAACGTTGCTGGCGCCGTGCGCTGCAGCGAGCGGCTGCGATCTTGTCATGGTTAGCGTCAATATTATAGACTAAATCCATGACAAACCGAGGGCCGAGAACTAATCGCCGGCGAGAGCTAGCGGAGCTAGCAGGCCAGCTGGGTGGCATATTCACCGCCGCGGCTGCTCGCGACCTCGGTCTCGGTTCGGGCGCGCTAGCGCATCACACCCGCACGGGGACGGTCGAACGTGTAGGCCGCGGAGTCTACCGTCTTGCGGGCTTCCCGCCGAGCGAGAATGACCGGCTCGTTGCCGTCGCCGCCGCCCTTGGTGATGGGGCCGTCGCCTCCCACGAAACGGCTCTGAAGCTCTATGGAGTGTCAGACGTCGCGCCGTCGCGCCTGCACTTCACGATGCCGCGAGGGCGTCGCTACGTCAGCAACCCGCGCCCCGACGTGCAAATACACACCACAACCAGCCCGGTGCCCGCGAATGAGATTGTACAGCACGAAGGATTTCGAGCCACATCGCTGCCTCGCTCCATCGTGGACTCCGCGCGAACGCATACGGATCCCGAGCAAATCATTGCGGCAACACGCGAAGGCATTCGACGCGGCCTGCTGACGGAGCGGCGGCTTCGCCAAGCCGCTAAGAATGCTCCGAAGCGCGTTCGAGACCTCATCGAGTCCGCAATCAGCGAGGCGTCGTGAACGCCGAGCCGCATCGACGTTACGCTACGATTGCGGCATTCGACGCGGCACTGCGTGCAAAGCTCATGGCACAGGTGAGCGCCCAGCGTACATATCAAGATCTTCGCAAGGAGCTCGCCTTTGACCGCGTCCTCGCGCGTCTAGTATTGGCCGCTCCCGACTCGTGGCTGCTCAAGGGTGCCGTTGCTCTCGAGTACCGACTGGATTTAGCGCGAGCGACCTCCGATATCGACATTTCGGCCCGTGTCGGCTTAGAGGAAATGGCACAAGCTTTGGAAGACGCGGCCGCTCTTCAGCTCGGTGACTACTTCGCGATTCGAATTGGGGAGCGAACGAAGCCCGTCGCGGATATCGAGACCTTTCGCTTCCACATCGACGTACTGTACGAGAACGGGCGCCTATTCGAGCACCTTAAGATTGATGTCGGCTTCGCAGATCCGTGGATCGGTGAGCCGCAGGAGCTCAGTGCCCCGGCGCTCTTGGAATTCGCCGGCATTCCACCCGCGAAGGTTCGCGCAATTCCCGTGCACCAACACCTCGCAGAGAAAATCCACGCATATACGCGACGCTATGGCAGCCGTGCGTCAACGCGAGTAAAAGACCTGGTGGACATGGCGCTCATCATCGAGGGCGTGCCAATCGAGGAAGAATCGCTGGCCCTTGTTCTACGTCAAATCTTTTCAACTCGTTCGACCCACATAGTCCCGGTGGCGCTCCCCCCGCCGCCCGTGGCATGGCAGCAGGTCTATGCGCAGCTCGCGGTCTTCCGATTCCGCAAACGCTTGGCGAGGCACATCGACTCGTGGCGACTCACGTCGATGCCGCGCTCGCGCGAGCACGCTACGTCGAGTTCCGAACGGCGCTTTGGCCGATGCTTGAGGAGTCGTTGGGCCGGACGAGCAGCGAGATTAACGAAGATCAGCACATGTTCGATCCGGCAATCGTAACGACAAGCGACCTCCGCACTCGAATTCATATTCAAGCGACGCGGGCCTTGGAATTCGGCAGACCGGAGCTCACAAGCCAGCGCCGCGACTTTGCCTATGAGCTAGCCGACGATCCGCGCACCGCCGCGATCGAGGTCGCAGCGTTTATTGATAGTGTGCGGTGATTACATTCTCTGCGAGTTACGGCTACTCATTTGTTACGAAAGTACTAAGAGAACCGCGGACCGCCATTTAAGCGTGGCAAAAGGAACGGCCCTGGTTCTCGACAGCCCTTGACGACGCTCGCTTCTCGGGGCCGTGGCTGCGGGTCCATTCGAGATCGGCGAGACGCTCGGAGACGAAGCCGGGGCGCCGAAGTCATCCGCCGCATCCTGCGCCGCGAAGGCTACGCCGCCCAGCGCAGCGTCGTCGCCGAAGTGAACCCGTCCGAAGCGCCCGTCCTCTCGCTCGACGCCGCCATGCTGCTCGTCGAAACCGCCCTCCTCCGCGCCGGCGCGAAGTCGGCAACCCGCGAAGAAGTCCAAGACGCGATGGCCGACCTCGTCCGAGCCGCCGAAGCCATCCGCATCAAACCGAGACGGCATCATAATCCGCCGCGGCCCTTTAGCGCCCAATGCAATGCAGAGACTCCGAAGTGGCGGGGATGGCGTTAGACAGCTTGCTCTGCTCGACTTAGGAGTCGCCTGCTAAACAGGTCAGCCGCGACATGAGCGCTACAATAAGATGACAAAATAACGACGTTTATGCTACCCTAGTGCTATGGCTGCGATCCTTGAAGAGTTGTATGACAATATCGGGCGAGTCGACATGGCGGCCGTAGCCGAGATGACCGGCGAGCCGATCGCGCGGCTCGCGCAGATGACGCCGCTGACGGCCGGCGCTCTGCGCAAGAACCCAACCTCAGAACGAGCGCAGCCGGCAGCGCGCCGCTTCGTGGGCATGTTCGCTAGCGCAGCGCGATTGCTCGGGAGTCGCAAAGCTGCCCTGATTTGGTTGCGAACGCCCCACCCCGAACTCGAGAACCACAGTCCGCTCGATTTGCTCTACGACCAGCGCTTCGAAGCCGTCGAGGGTCTCGTTCACGACCTTCGCTCCGGCGCTCCTGGATGATCAGCCAACGCAGACTCGAGCAGATTCTCGCATCAATTGCAAGCAGCGCCCAGCGAGTATGTCGTATAAGATTCAGCCACGCGAGTGACTCACGGGGGTACATCGATCGCGGCACATGACGCCGCGATCCAGCAACGCGTGCCGCATCTCGCCGGCGTTCTTGTAGCTTCCGTCGTCGTTGCGAAGCAGCTCGATCGGGAGGTGGACGGCACCCGGAACGTGCCCCGCGCGGCCGGCGCCTGCGGTCGCGCCGGACGGCCTTCGCCGCCAGGTATCCCGAAACCGCGCCGCGAGAGCATCCTACTCTGATGCCGCCTACTGCAGCGATCGAGTTTTCCGGCGTCCAGAAGTGGTTCGGGAACAACCACGTCCTGGCCGACGTCGACCTGTCGGTCGCGACCGGCGAGGTGCTCGTCGTCGTCGGGCCGTCGGGTTCGGGAAAGAGCACCTTGATCCGCTGCATCAACGGGCTCGAAGCGGTGCAGGCCGGGACGGTCGTCGTCGACGGCAAGCAGCTCATCGCGAAGGGCGGCGCGCTGGCCGCGATCCGGCGCGAGGTCGGGATGGTCTTTCAGGCCTTTCACCTCTATCCGCACAAGACCGCGCTGGAGAACATCACCCTCGCACCGATCGCGGTGAAGCGCGTCTCGCGCGAGCAGGCCGAGCGTGAGGCGCGCGCGCTGCTCGAGCGCGTCGGACTGCCGGAAAAGGCCGACGCCTATCCGGCGCAGCTCTCCGGCGGCCAGCAGCAGCGCATCGCGATCGCGCGCGCGCTGGCGATGCAGCCGAAGGTGCTGCTCTTCGACGAACCGACCAGCGCGCTCGACCCCGAGATGATTAAAGAAGTGCTCGACGTGATGAAGGACCTCGCGCACACCGGGATCACGATGGTCGTCGTGACCCACGAGATGGGCTTCGCCCGCGAGGTCGGCGACCGCGTCGTCTTCATGGACGGCGGCCGCATCGTCGAGCAGGCGCCGCCCGAGCAGTTCTTCTCCGCGCCGAGCAACTCGCGCGCGCAGCTCTTCCTCTCCAAGATTCTCGCCCACTAACCCACGCCGCCGTCACCCTGGTCGGAGGTCATTCATGAAACTCACGCGTCCAACCATTCTCACGGCAGCCTTCGCGTTCGTCGCGGTGTTCGCGCTCGGCCCCGCCGTGCCGGTGCGCGCCGCCGACGACAACTCGGTCGACGCAATCAAGAAGCGCGGCACGATCAAGATCGGCGTGAAGTACGACGCGCCGCCGTTCGGCTCGCTCAACCCGCAGACGAATCAGGTCACCGGCTTCGACGTCGACATCGCGCGCGCGATCGCCAAGAAGATCCTCGGCTCGCCCGACAAGGTGGAGCTGGTCCAGGTCAAGTCCGACAACCGCATCCCGCTGGTGCAGAACGGCGACATCGACGCGTTCGTCGCCACCGCGACGATCACGCCCGCGCGCATGAAGACGATCGACTTCTCGAATGTCTACTACCGCGCCGGCCAGTCGCTGCTGGTCAAGAAAGGCTCGCCGGTCAAGAGCTACAAGGACCTCGAGGGCAAAGGCGTCTGCTCCGTCCAAGGCTCGACGCCTGAACAGACGATCCGCCGGCTCGTCCCCAAAGCGAACGTCGTCACCTTCGAGACCTATCCGGAATGCCTCACCGCGCTGCGCGGCGGCCGCGTCGACGCGGTGACGACCGACAACGTGATCCTCGGCGGCTTCGAAGCGCAAGACCCGAACAATCTGGAGCTCGTCGGCGGCCTGTTCACCTTCGAGCCGTACGGAATCGGGATTCGCAAGGGCAACGCATCGCTGGTCAAGGCGATCAACGACACGCTCGCCGATCTGAAGAAGAACGGCGAGTACGCGAAGCTGCACGAGAAATGGCTCAAGAAGCCGCTTCCGGCCGACTTCAACAAATGGTACGAGATGCCGGCAGCCGCCGCGGCGGAGCAGTTCGCCAACCAGAAAGTCGGCTGAGCCCAGATGGATTGGTCGGTCCTGGGCGAGAACGCCGGACTTCTCGCCCACGGGCTGCTGGTCACGCTCGAGGTCTCCGCGCTGGCGCTAGTGCTGGCGCTCCTCCTCGGCGTGATCGTCGCAACGCTGCGCGTCGCACCGTCGCCGCCGCTGCGCCGCATCGGCACGGCGTACGTCGAGGTCTTGCGCAACGTCCCGCTGCTGGTGCAGCTGTTCTTTCTGTTCTTCGCGCTGCCGAGCGTGGGGATCCGGCTCGACGCGTTCCTCTGCGGCGTGCTCGCGCTCGGCGTCTACACGTCCGCGTTCGTCGCCGAGGCGATCCGCAGCGGGATCGCGGCCGTCCCGAAGGGCCAGCTCGAAGCCGGCCTTTCGAGCGGGATGGGCTACGCTCTGGAGATGCGGACGATCGTCCTCCCGCAAGCGGTCGCGAAAACGATCCCGCCGCTCGGCAACACCACGCTGAACCTGATCAAGAACTCCTCGCTGGTGAGCACCGTCTCGGTGCTCGACGTGCTCGGCACCGCGAACCTGATCGGCTCGCGCACTTTCGAGTACGTCCCGATGTTCGTCGGCGCCGCTATCTGCTATCTGATCCTCACGATCCCGACCGCGTTCGCGGTGAACCGGCTCGAGAAGCGGTACGCGCGCTGATGGACCTGAGCTGGCTCTTCAACGGCCCGACGCTGATCTTTCTCGCCGGCGGCCTCGGCATCAC contains these protein-coding regions:
- a CDS encoding helix-turn-helix transcriptional regulator gives rise to the protein MHQGEAMINKHSRSPHAPRWNGQRRIPPVEPLSARVLRLRIARGYSASDLATEAGVLAGRIRRLESGKPVDKRILPAVAAALGVPYCRLICGDHSCAERACVPLRSIPEPRRSRADHRFRPPREKGRPVGRPFASSVVYCLRVRPSVG
- a CDS encoding type IV toxin-antitoxin system AbiEi family antitoxin domain-containing protein; the encoded protein is MTNRGPRTNRRRELAELAGQLGGIFTAAAARDLGLGSGALAHHTRTGTVERVGRGVYRLAGFPPSENDRLVAVAAALGDGAVASHETALKLYGVSDVAPSRLHFTMPRGRRYVSNPRPDVQIHTTTSPVPANEIVQHEGFRATSLPRSIVDSARTHTDPEQIIAATREGIRRGLLTERRLRQAAKNAPKRVRDLIESAISEAS
- a CDS encoding nucleotidyl transferase AbiEii/AbiGii toxin family protein: MNAEPHRRYATIAAFDAALRAKLMAQVSAQRTYQDLRKELAFDRVLARLVLAAPDSWLLKGAVALEYRLDLARATSDIDISARVGLEEMAQALEDAAALQLGDYFAIRIGERTKPVADIETFRFHIDVLYENGRLFEHLKIDVGFADPWIGEPQELSAPALLEFAGIPPAKVRAIPVHQHLAEKIHAYTRRYGSRASTRVKDLVDMALIIEGVPIEEESLALVLRQIFSTRSTHIVPVALPPPPVAWQQVYAQLAVFRFRKRLARHIDSWRLTSMPRSREHATSSSERRFGRCLRSRWAGRAARLTKISTCSIRQS
- a CDS encoding DUF2384 domain-containing protein, with amino-acid sequence MAAILEELYDNIGRVDMAAVAEMTGEPIARLAQMTPLTAGALRKNPTSERAQPAARRFVGMFASAARLLGSRKAALIWLRTPHPELENHSPLDLLYDQRFEAVEGLVHDLRSGAPG
- a CDS encoding amino acid ABC transporter ATP-binding protein, coding for MPPTAAIEFSGVQKWFGNNHVLADVDLSVATGEVLVVVGPSGSGKSTLIRCINGLEAVQAGTVVVDGKQLIAKGGALAAIRREVGMVFQAFHLYPHKTALENITLAPIAVKRVSREQAEREARALLERVGLPEKADAYPAQLSGGQQQRIAIARALAMQPKVLLFDEPTSALDPEMIKEVLDVMKDLAHTGITMVVVTHEMGFAREVGDRVVFMDGGRIVEQAPPEQFFSAPSNSRAQLFLSKILAH
- a CDS encoding ABC transporter substrate-binding protein, yielding MKLTRPTILTAAFAFVAVFALGPAVPVRAADDNSVDAIKKRGTIKIGVKYDAPPFGSLNPQTNQVTGFDVDIARAIAKKILGSPDKVELVQVKSDNRIPLVQNGDIDAFVATATITPARMKTIDFSNVYYRAGQSLLVKKGSPVKSYKDLEGKGVCSVQGSTPEQTIRRLVPKANVVTFETYPECLTALRGGRVDAVTTDNVILGGFEAQDPNNLELVGGLFTFEPYGIGIRKGNASLVKAINDTLADLKKNGEYAKLHEKWLKKPLPADFNKWYEMPAAAAAEQFANQKVG
- a CDS encoding amino acid ABC transporter permease, which gives rise to MDWSVLGENAGLLAHGLLVTLEVSALALVLALLLGVIVATLRVAPSPPLRRIGTAYVEVLRNVPLLVQLFFLFFALPSVGIRLDAFLCGVLALGVYTSAFVAEAIRSGIAAVPKGQLEAGLSSGMGYALEMRTIVLPQAVAKTIPPLGNTTLNLIKNSSLVSTVSVLDVLGTANLIGSRTFEYVPMFVGAAICYLILTIPTAFAVNRLEKRYAR